TTGAATGGGGTCGTAGCCGCACGCAAGCGCCTCGGTTTCGATCGACTTACAGAGGCTCATCGATGACCCCACTCGAGTAGGTCCGGTACATCGAGGCGTACACGCCGCCCTGAGACAAGAGTTCGGAGTGGCTTCCTTGCTCGACGACCTCACCCTTGCGGAGCACGAGGATGCGGTCGGCCCGAGCCGCTGTCGAGAGCCGATGGGCGATGATCAACGTGGTTCGGCCGTGCATGACGTCTTGCAAGGCGGACTGAACGGCCCGTTCGCTTTCGGAGTCCAGATTGCTCGTCGCTTCATCGAGGATCAGCACCTTGGGTTGCCGGACGAGCGCCCGCGCGATGGCGATTCGCTGTATCTCGCCCCCGCTCAGCCTCACGCCGCGCTCGCCCACCGTCTCCTCGAACCCCTTGGGCAGCGGATCGACGAACGGCGTCACGTGCGCTTCCTTGGCGGCGCGGCGAACTTCTTCGTCGGTCGCGTTGGATTTGCCGAGCCGGATGTTGGCCGCAATCGAGCCCGCGAACAGGAAGGTGTGTTGAGGGACGACCGCCATCTGAGAACGGAGCCACGACCGAGAAAGGGTCTGCACGTCCACCCCATCGACCTTTACGTGGCCCTCACTGGGGTCGTAGAACCGGAGCAGGAGGTCAGCGATCGTGCTCTTGCCCGCTCCGCTCGCGCCCACAAGCGCAAGGCTCTCGCCGGCGGGAATCTCGAACGAAACGTCCTTCAGCACGGGCTCGCCTCCGGGGTATGAGAAGCTGACACGCTCGAACGTCACTTGACCGCGGGTCGGCTCCGGGAGCGACTGCGCGCCTTCGGGCTCGTGCTCTTCGGGCACGTCGAGCACTTCACGGTAGATCCGATCCGTTGCAGCTTGCACCTGGTTGTACGTGTTGTTGACGTTTCCTATGCTGCGAAAGCCCTGATTGACCACGTCCAACGCGAAGATGATCGCGGCGATGTCCGCCACATGAACCGCCCCGCGAAAGGCGAGGTGCCCGCAGATGTAGATCACCAAGGCGAGGGCCGACGCGCCGATCAATTCGACCATCGGCCGCAGCGAAGCGAACCTACGGGCCGCCCGCAACTGACTCTTGAGGGTGTCTCGAATCCGCTCGTTGAAAGCTCCCGCGACCCGATCTTCCGCAGAGAACGCCTTCACGACCTTGATCCCCAGCACCGCTTCGTTCGAAAATGCGGAGAGTTCCGCGAGGTTTTCTTGAACCTGCGCCTGCGCCGCTTTCATCCTCCGCCCGTTACGGTAGATGACGTACGCCATGATCGGCAGCACTCCGAGCGAGATCAGAGCCAACTGCCACTGAATCCAGACGATCATCGCAAACGCCGACACCGCCTTCACAGGGCCGTCGAGAGTGTCCCGGACGATTTGCACCGAGTTTTGAAACACCAGGACGTCGTTCGTCAGGACGCTTTGGATGCTCCCTGACCGCTTGGCGTGGAAGTAGCTGAGAGGGAGGCGCTGAAGCTTCTCGAAAATGCGCTTGCGGAGGTTGGCCGAAAGGTCAGAAGCAGCGTGCGTGAGGAAGTAGGCCTGGCCCCGCGTGAACCAGTACTTGGTGAGAAACAGGGCGACGATCAGAAGGCAAAGAACGCCGAGCCGTTCGAGGGCCGACTCGCGCGCAGGAAGGCTGAAGTCCGTTTGGGAGTCTGCGGCCCGACGCACCGCTTCTTCGACGCGAGCCTTCTCCACCCCCAATTCGCGAGCCATTGCTTCGGCTTGCTGATCGGTGAGCTTGGGCTGGGAGCCGAGACCGGGCAGGGGCGTCGAACCCAACTCCCGAGAGGCGGACGCGGGCGTGGTGTCTACAATGGCGGCGATGCTCTGCTGAACGAGCGGGATCATCGCCGAGGTCAGCAG
The genomic region above belongs to Candidatus Nitrosymbiomonas proteolyticus and contains:
- a CDS encoding ABC-type multidrug transport system, ATPase and permease component, coding for MPGFFRKLDPRVTGELKAQKKPITWGLLCVLATSLLTSAMIPLVQQSIAAIVDTTPASASRELGSTPLPGLGSQPKLTDQQAEAMARELGVEKARVEEAVRRAADSQTDFSLPARESALERLGVLCLLIVALFLTKYWFTRGQAYFLTHAASDLSANLRKRIFEKLQRLPLSYFHAKRSGSIQSVLTNDVLVFQNSVQIVRDTLDGPVKAVSAFAMIVWIQWQLALISLGVLPIMAYVIYRNGRRMKAAQAQVQENLAELSAFSNEAVLGIKVVKAFSAEDRVAGAFNERIRDTLKSQLRAARRFASLRPMVELIGASALALVIYICGHLAFRGAVHVADIAAIIFALDVVNQGFRSIGNVNNTYNQVQAATDRIYREVLDVPEEHEPEGAQSLPEPTRGQVTFERVSFSYPGGEPVLKDVSFEIPAGESLALVGASGAGKSTIADLLLRFYDPSEGHVKVDGVDVQTLSRSWLRSQMAVVPQHTFLFAGSIAANIRLGKSNATDEEVRRAAKEAHVTPFVDPLPKGFEETVGERGVRLSGGEIQRIAIARALVRQPKVLILDEATSNLDSESERAVQSALQDVMHGRTTLIIAHRLSTAARADRILVLRKGEVVEQGSHSELLSQGGVYASMYRTYSSGVIDEPL